A genomic window from Elaeis guineensis isolate ETL-2024a chromosome 3, EG11, whole genome shotgun sequence includes:
- the LOC105040662 gene encoding GDSL esterase/lipase At5g45910, whose translation MKPSLLLSLLFSCFHLCYCAQSYDAIFSFGDSLSDAGNLIVKNPSLYLTAKWPYGMTFFHKPTGRCSDGRLFIDFLAEAFGLPLPPPSLKPGQDFRRGANFATTGGTVLDYSFFQRRGIAKSIFTNGSLDTQISWFEHMKPSLCGTPQACKNYVGKSLFVVGEFGGNDYSAFLFSGRSMAEVRANAPKIVNGIVKGLERLIGNGAVDLVVPGILPIGCFPLYLQLYKSNNKNDYNRFGCLTKYNRVAFYHNQVLKMKLRYLQQRYPQTRIMYADFYNAAMHFVMNPLKYGFTNGALKACCGGGGPYNVNLDRRCGQKGSNVCQNPSTFASWDGIHFTEAANRYIATGLLRGPYANPPIMSS comes from the exons ATGAAGCCTTCGCTCctactctctctcctcttctcatgcttccATCTTTGCTACTGTGCCCAAAGCTATGATGCAATTTTTAGCTTTGGGGACTCCCTTTCTGATGCCGGTAACCTCATTGTCAAAAACCCCAGCCTTTATCTCACGGCCAAGTGGCCTtatggcatgaccttcttccaCAAACCCACCGGCCGATGTTCTGATGGACGCTTGTTCATCGACTTCCTTG CCGAGGCGTTTGGGCTGCCGCTGCCTCCACCATCTTTGAAGCCTGGCCAGGACTTCCGTAGAGGAGCAAATTTCGCTACCACCGGCGGCACAGTACTGGACTACAGTTTCTTCCAGCGAAGAGGTATCGCAAAATCTATATTTACCAACGGTTCCTTGGACACCCAGATCTCGTGGTTCGAGCATATGAAGCCTTCCCTCTGCGGCACGCCCCAAG CCTGCAAGAACTACGTCGGCAAATCTCTCTTCGTCGTTGGAGAGTTTGGAGGGAATGATTACAGTGCTTTCTTGTTCTCGGGCAGAAGCATGGCTGAAGTGAGAGCAAATGCGCCCAAAATCGTTAATGGCATTGTAAAGGGTCTCGAG AGATTGATCGGCAATGGGGCTGTGGATCTGGTGGTGCCTGGAATTCTACCCATCGGATGCTTTCCACTGTACCTGCAGCTGTACAAAAGTAATAACAAAAATGACTACAACCGGTTCGGATGCTTGACGAAGTACAACCGTGTGGCCTTCTACCACAATCAAGTGTTAAAGATGAAACTGCGTTATCTCCAGCAAAGATACCCGCAGACGAGGATCATGTATGCAGATTTCTATAATGCAGCCATGCATTTTGTGATGAATCCGCTAAAATATG GATTTACCAATGGGGCTCTGAAGGCTTGTTGTGGGGGAGGTGGCCCTTACAACGTCAATCTAGACCGCAGGTGCGGTCAAAAGGGGTCGAACGTATGCCAGAATCCCTCCACATTTGCGAGTTGGGATGGAATCCATTTTACCGAAGCCGCTAATCGCTACATCGCCACGGGCTTGCTGAGGGGTCCCTACGCCAATCCACCCATCATGAGCAGCTAG